In Synechococcales cyanobacterium T60_A2020_003, the genomic stretch GCGAGGAAATCGGAGGGTGAACCCTTGAGATGACCGTGCCAGTAGTGATCCTCGAACTCTAGATCGGGAACCCATTGCCTCAAAACGTCGGGATTGCCGCCCTGCACGCGAACGTGATACAGATCCGCTGTTCCCAACAGTTCATTGAGGGAACCCATACAAATCAACTCGCCGCGTGCCAGGATGGCGATGCGATCGCAAATTTGCTCCACATCCGATAAGACGTGGCTGTTGAAGAAAATCGTTTTGCCCTGCGCCTTCAGGGACAGAATAATTTCACGAATTTGGTAGCGTCCCATTGGATCGAGTCCGGACATGGGTTCATCGAGGAACACCACGTCCGGGTCGTTAATCAACGCCTGCGCCATGCCGACCCGTTGTAACATCCCTTTGGAATACTTGC encodes the following:
- a CDS encoding ABC transporter ATP-binding protein — translated: KYSKGMLQRVGMAQALINDPDVVFLDEPMSGLDPMGRYQIREIILSLKAQGKTIFFNSHVLSDVEQICDRIAILARGELICMGSLNELLGTADLYHVRVQGGNPDVLRQWVPDLEFEDHYWHGHLKGSPSDFLATLQLMNAQLLAMNLARPSLEDFFIQQLRQRDLHVSE